In Desulfovibrio sp. UCD-KL4C, a single genomic region encodes these proteins:
- a CDS encoding adenylate kinase, with protein MNILIFGPNGSGKGTQGALAKKKFNLDHIESGAIFRKHIGGGTELGMKAKAFIEKGELVPDDITIPMVLDVLQSSDENGWLLDGFPRSIVQAQKLWEALEKDGVKLDYVIEILLPREVAKNRIMGRRLCANDPNHPNNKFIDAIKPDGDKCRVCGGALTERADDQDAEAINKRHDIYYDEKTGTIAAAYFYKDLAPKAGFKYIELNGEGSIDSIKETLMAQLV; from the coding sequence ATGAATATTCTTATTTTTGGACCTAACGGTAGTGGTAAAGGAACTCAGGGTGCGCTTGCTAAGAAAAAATTTAACCTTGACCATATCGAATCCGGAGCTATCTTCCGTAAACATATCGGTGGCGGAACAGAACTTGGAATGAAAGCTAAGGCATTCATTGAAAAGGGTGAGCTCGTACCTGATGATATCACTATTCCTATGGTTCTTGACGTTCTTCAGTCTTCTGATGAAAACGGCTGGCTGCTTGACGGCTTCCCCCGTTCTATCGTGCAGGCTCAAAAACTTTGGGAAGCTCTGGAAAAAGACGGCGTAAAACTTGATTACGTTATCGAAATTCTTCTTCCCCGCGAAGTTGCTAAAAACCGCATCATGGGTCGCCGCCTTTGTGCAAATGATCCAAACCATCCTAACAACAAATTCATCGACGCTATCAAGCCTGATGGAGACAAATGTCGCGTATGTGGCGGTGCTCTTACCGAGCGCGCTGATGATCAGGATGCTGAAGCAATCAATAAACGTCATGACATCTACTACGATGAAAAGACCGGTACTATTGCAGCTGCATACTTCTACAAAGACCTCGCACCTAAAGCTGGATTCAAATACATTGAACTCAACGGCGAAGGTTCTATTGATTCTATTAAAGAAACACTTATGGCTCAGCTCGTATAA
- the nadC gene encoding carboxylating nicotinate-nucleotide diphosphorylase, whose translation MTDNNTFETFFQAEAKLFLLATIRIALSEDGPDLTSQGLFEPEDLANAQIIAKEETIIAGLPLIPLILEFTDKEKVCKVHLNVDEGDRVSAGTMIAAIQGPAALLLKAERVILNFISHLSGIATLTNKYVQALDHCETILLDTRKTIPGLRYPEKYAVMVGGAKNHRLNLVEMLMLKDNHIDRAGSIALAVEKLRSKYEPCPPIEVECRTQQEVDEAVSCNVERIMLDNMKFEEAKVAIETIPDSIETEISGNVTLETIAHLAEAGPNYISVGRITHSTKCSDMSMQIYSI comes from the coding sequence ATGACTGATAATAATACATTTGAAACTTTTTTTCAGGCTGAAGCAAAACTCTTTCTTTTAGCAACAATTAGAATAGCACTCAGTGAAGATGGGCCAGACCTAACTTCACAGGGATTATTTGAACCGGAAGATCTCGCTAATGCTCAGATCATTGCTAAAGAAGAAACAATTATTGCCGGATTGCCTCTCATTCCGCTCATTCTTGAATTCACAGACAAAGAAAAAGTCTGCAAAGTTCATTTGAATGTAGATGAAGGTGATAGAGTCTCTGCCGGAACAATGATTGCTGCTATTCAGGGTCCTGCCGCTCTACTCCTCAAAGCCGAAAGAGTCATTCTTAATTTTATCTCCCACCTATCCGGGATTGCGACTCTTACCAATAAATATGTTCAGGCGCTTGACCATTGTGAAACAATTTTGCTGGACACAAGAAAAACTATTCCTGGGCTTCGCTATCCTGAAAAGTATGCAGTTATGGTTGGCGGCGCAAAAAATCACCGTTTAAACCTTGTTGAAATGCTAATGTTGAAGGACAATCATATAGATAGAGCAGGTTCTATCGCACTTGCAGTTGAGAAACTACGGAGTAAATATGAACCATGCCCTCCTATTGAAGTTGAATGCCGTACACAACAGGAAGTTGATGAAGCTGTATCTTGCAATGTTGAGCGTATCATGCTCGATAATATGAAGTTTGAAGAAGCAAAAGTGGCCATAGAAACTATTCCTGATTCTATTGAGACTGAAATAAGCGGAAATGTAACTCTGGAAACAATTGCGCATTTGGCGGAAGCTGGACCGAATTATATTTCTGTTGGAAGAATCACTCACTCTACAAAATGTTCAGACATGAGCATGCAAATATATTCAATCTAA
- a CDS encoding protein-glutamate O-methyltransferase CheR yields the protein MALFSNKGFSGGIKISMLEFTQLRDIIYELFGIFLNDNRKYLMENRFSSRITELRLKSFKEYIEYIKYDRNRNVELNKLADLITTNETSFFRDNPQLKVFTNDSLMEILDEKRKAGRLELKIWSAGCSSGEEPYTLSIILHEVLKTELPKWRIQITASDISSPVIEKAKKGEYAKYALKTTDAAIAKKYFTEKEAGIYQICPEIKRLVRFDKINLNDLTALKKVPKSDIIFCRNVIIYFDKEMKKRVLRAFYDNLVDNGHLFVGHSESLHTITNTFKAKHHAGAISYRKV from the coding sequence ATGGCACTTTTTTCAAATAAAGGCTTTAGCGGAGGAATTAAAATTTCTATGCTGGAGTTTACCCAGTTGAGAGATATTATTTATGAATTATTTGGGATTTTTTTGAACGATAACAGAAAGTATCTAATGGAAAATAGATTTTCCTCCCGTATAACTGAGCTACGGTTAAAAAGTTTTAAAGAATACATTGAGTATATAAAATATGATAGAAATCGAAATGTTGAGTTAAATAAACTTGCTGATCTCATAACAACAAATGAAACAAGTTTTTTTAGAGATAACCCGCAGCTTAAAGTTTTTACAAATGATTCATTGATGGAAATTCTTGACGAAAAACGTAAAGCAGGTCGTTTGGAACTCAAGATTTGGTCTGCGGGATGCTCATCAGGTGAAGAACCTTATACATTATCCATAATCCTCCATGAAGTGCTGAAAACAGAACTTCCTAAGTGGCGTATTCAAATTACAGCCAGTGATATTTCCTCTCCTGTAATCGAGAAAGCTAAAAAAGGTGAATACGCGAAGTATGCTTTGAAAACGACTGATGCTGCTATTGCAAAAAAATATTTTACAGAAAAAGAAGCAGGAATTTATCAGATTTGTCCAGAAATAAAACGGTTGGTACGATTCGATAAAATCAATCTAAATGATCTTACCGCCCTAAAAAAAGTGCCTAAATCTGATATTATTTTTTGCAGAAATGTGATAATATATTTTGATAAAGAAATGAAAAAAAGAGTACTTAGAGCTTTTTATGATAACTTAGTAGACAATGGACATTTATTTGTTGGTCACTCTGAGTCTCTACATACGATAACAAATACCTTTAAAGCCAAACATCACGCGGGAGCTATTTCTTACAGAAAGGTATAA
- a CDS encoding glycosyltransferase family 9 protein, whose translation MKRALVVQLTRFGDLVQTKRLILTLAGRGFEVHLCVDRSLKSLAEIIYPDCIVHSLIAHGTGIKDISLVFTVNYKIFQDLKNINFDQIYNLNFSSMNYALSSLFDSQKVVGHKMVNGQTLKDPWFDLAFRLAEERRNNINIVDYWAALSPEMIPASDVNPVAVSKGGGIGVVMAGRESRRSLPFNVFAPLILAAKSVSKNRKIFLLGSSSEKKISENLLSKFPTSIVKDTVNLVGKTDWKELIELVSNLDFLMTPDTGTMHLAAHLGTPVLGFFLSSAWCSETGPYGKGHTIIQTDCDCSPCVESQPCYNDLKCLEPFNEPNLARFIATRKAKHLPHGLSVFESNCDFLGTNYALKAGQDSDSARRARIRKFIGCHLGILDLGEHGPFPELAKKFYKEKDWITGRG comes from the coding sequence ATGAAACGAGCACTCGTTGTACAACTTACAAGGTTTGGTGATCTTGTCCAGACTAAGCGGCTTATTCTGACACTGGCAGGACGAGGATTTGAAGTACACCTCTGTGTTGACCGTTCGCTTAAAAGTTTGGCTGAAATTATTTATCCTGATTGTATTGTTCATTCTTTGATTGCGCACGGTACTGGTATTAAAGATATATCTTTAGTTTTTACTGTTAACTATAAAATTTTTCAGGATCTCAAAAATATTAACTTTGATCAGATCTATAATTTAAATTTTTCATCGATGAACTATGCACTATCTTCTCTTTTTGATTCTCAAAAAGTAGTGGGGCATAAAATGGTTAATGGTCAAACTCTCAAAGATCCTTGGTTTGATCTGGCCTTTCGTCTTGCAGAGGAAAGGCGCAATAATATAAATATTGTAGATTACTGGGCGGCATTAAGTCCTGAAATGATTCCGGCTTCAGACGTTAATCCTGTTGCTGTATCAAAAGGCGGTGGTATAGGGGTCGTGATGGCTGGGCGGGAGTCACGTCGCTCACTTCCGTTTAATGTTTTTGCTCCGCTGATTTTAGCTGCAAAATCGGTTAGCAAAAACAGAAAGATATTTTTATTAGGAAGCAGTTCTGAAAAAAAAATCAGCGAAAATCTTCTTAGTAAATTTCCAACATCTATAGTTAAAGATACAGTTAATCTTGTTGGCAAAACAGATTGGAAAGAACTTATTGAATTAGTTTCGAATCTTGATTTTTTGATGACACCGGATACCGGAACCATGCATTTGGCCGCACATTTAGGAACCCCCGTTCTTGGTTTTTTTCTTTCCTCTGCATGGTGCAGTGAGACTGGACCGTATGGAAAAGGGCATACCATAATTCAAACTGATTGTGATTGCTCTCCATGTGTTGAATCTCAGCCATGCTATAATGATTTAAAATGTCTTGAACCATTTAATGAACCAAACTTGGCTAGATTTATTGCTACACGTAAAGCAAAACATTTACCACACGGTTTGTCTGTTTTTGAATCTAATTGTGATTTTTTAGGAACGAATTATGCTTTAAAAGCAGGGCAAGACAGTGATTCTGCACGTCGTGCTAGAATACGTAAGTTTATTGGTTGTCACCTCGGTATACTTGATCTCGGTGAGCATGGACCTTTTCCTGAGCTGGCAAAAAAGTTTTATAAAGAAAAAGACTGGATAACAGGGCGAGGTTAG
- the tilS gene encoding tRNA lysidine(34) synthetase TilS, producing MTKLPVSIQELDSVHARLCLDIEKFGNLKSNTNFASKKLLVAVSGGIDSTALLIISTLLAQKCGGRVFCAHVDHNLRDESHEDKEFVETLCSDIGVSCVCKSENVSGYATQNSIGLEEAGRILRYDFFNQCMKKFDTSLLLLAHHLGDLGEDVIMRLIRGAGWPALGGMDAYDPDRKLLRPLLTTEKQQLKDLLESINCTWREDKSNSSNEWTRNRVRNRIIPLLREENPNFGTTVSRLKNQADQDQDYWKLEIEKCLNKLEKFESGEILAPSSLLNKSHSALRCRLFKKIIEMLGKGHALADTINLLENAYSARKTGTVFQFPAEKTATVTKEGILFKISQRY from the coding sequence ATGACAAAACTACCTGTATCAATTCAAGAACTTGATTCAGTACATGCAAGATTATGCCTTGATATTGAAAAGTTTGGTAACCTTAAATCAAACACAAACTTTGCATCAAAAAAACTGCTTGTAGCTGTTTCAGGCGGAATAGACTCTACTGCTCTTCTTATTATTTCAACCCTGTTAGCCCAAAAATGTGGTGGCAGGGTTTTTTGCGCGCATGTTGATCATAATCTTCGTGATGAATCTCATGAAGATAAAGAGTTTGTCGAAACTTTATGCTCAGATATTGGCGTTTCATGTGTATGTAAATCTGAGAATGTAAGTGGCTACGCTACCCAAAATTCAATAGGTCTCGAAGAGGCCGGCAGAATTCTGCGATACGATTTCTTCAACCAATGCATGAAGAAATTTGACACATCATTATTACTTCTAGCGCATCATCTCGGGGATCTTGGAGAAGACGTTATAATGCGCCTTATCCGAGGTGCAGGCTGGCCTGCTCTCGGCGGAATGGATGCCTATGACCCAGATCGAAAACTCCTTAGGCCTCTGCTTACGACCGAGAAACAGCAACTCAAAGATCTGCTGGAAAGCATTAACTGCACGTGGCGGGAAGATAAGAGCAATTCTTCAAACGAATGGACCAGAAACCGCGTCCGTAACCGAATTATTCCATTACTGAGGGAAGAAAATCCTAATTTCGGAACCACTGTTTCACGGCTGAAGAATCAAGCTGATCAGGATCAGGATTACTGGAAACTTGAAATAGAAAAATGCTTAAATAAACTGGAAAAATTTGAATCAGGTGAAATATTAGCTCCCAGCTCGTTACTTAATAAAAGCCACTCCGCCTTAAGGTGTAGACTTTTTAAAAAAATTATAGAAATGCTCGGCAAAGGACATGCCCTTGCCGACACCATAAATCTTCTTGAGAATGCATACTCCGCTCGAAAAACAGGAACAGTATTCCAATTCCCCGCTGAAAAAACTGCAACGGTTACAAAAGAAGGCATACTGTTCAAAATTTCTCAGAGATATTGA
- the hemA gene encoding glutamyl-tRNA reductase, protein MDQNIYLIGLNHKSAGVNIRERYALTNIDEFENGLLDMGIREVMALSTCNRVEIVVVCSDEFTENEILTYWADKCCGSKTDLEPNTYCYKNLKAVNHLFRVASSLDSMIVGEPQILGQLKKSYRKAVEAGAARVIINRLLHKSFFVAKRVRTETSIASSAVSISYAAVELAKKIFGELKGQKAMLIGAGEMAELAAIHLLKSGVEKIRITNRTFARAEELAETMNGEAVPFENLYDCLSDTDIIISSTGAPHAVIKAKDMKAVIKKRKSKPMFFIDIAVPRDIDPDVNSLDNVYLYDIDDLKDVVEENMSQREDEAVKASSIVESETLSFGNWLNSLDLQPTIVDLFNRSESVARKELAKTLKRLGNIDDETRNAIETMALSIGKKLVHEPVIFLKRRTEEEGAAEKFIDLARRMFNLDNDTIPSDAHCKRKKSKD, encoded by the coding sequence ATGGACCAAAATATTTACCTTATAGGGCTTAACCACAAATCTGCGGGTGTTAATATCCGAGAACGCTATGCGCTAACAAATATCGATGAGTTTGAGAATGGACTCCTTGATATGGGAATTCGCGAGGTCATGGCGCTTTCCACCTGTAATAGGGTTGAAATTGTTGTCGTATGTTCAGATGAATTCACTGAAAATGAAATTCTCACATACTGGGCTGACAAATGTTGCGGTTCAAAAACAGACCTTGAACCAAACACATATTGTTATAAAAATTTAAAAGCAGTTAATCACCTCTTTAGAGTTGCCAGTAGTCTTGATTCAATGATCGTCGGTGAACCTCAAATTCTTGGACAGCTTAAGAAGTCATATCGAAAAGCTGTTGAAGCTGGAGCTGCAAGAGTTATCATCAATAGACTTCTGCATAAATCTTTTTTTGTTGCTAAAAGAGTACGTACAGAGACTTCAATAGCTTCAAGCGCAGTATCAATAAGCTACGCAGCAGTTGAACTTGCCAAGAAGATTTTCGGTGAACTCAAAGGACAAAAAGCCATGCTCATCGGAGCCGGTGAAATGGCAGAATTAGCGGCAATTCATCTGCTGAAAAGCGGTGTCGAAAAGATTCGCATCACGAATAGAACCTTTGCTAGAGCTGAAGAGCTAGCAGAAACTATGAACGGTGAAGCTGTGCCTTTTGAGAATCTTTACGACTGTCTAAGTGATACTGACATTATCATAAGCTCCACAGGAGCACCGCATGCTGTCATTAAAGCCAAGGACATGAAAGCGGTCATTAAAAAACGTAAGTCTAAGCCTATGTTCTTTATTGATATTGCCGTTCCACGTGACATAGACCCTGATGTTAACAGTCTCGACAACGTTTATCTTTATGACATTGATGATCTTAAAGATGTAGTTGAAGAAAATATGTCTCAACGTGAAGATGAAGCAGTCAAAGCAAGCTCTATTGTTGAGTCGGAAACTCTATCTTTCGGAAATTGGCTAAATTCTCTTGATCTACAACCCACTATCGTAGATTTGTTTAACCGTAGTGAAAGTGTCGCTAGAAAAGAATTAGCCAAAACGTTAAAAAGACTCGGAAATATAGATGACGAAACACGGAATGCTATTGAAACCATGGCGCTTTCAATAGGCAAAAAACTTGTTCATGAGCCTGTCATATTTTTAAAACGCAGAACAGAAGAAGAAGGCGCAGCTGAAAAATTTATTGATTTAGCAAGGCGCATGTTTAATCTTGATAATGACACAATTCCATCTGATGCGCATTGCAAGCGCAAAAAATCTAAAGATTAA
- a CDS encoding inner membrane protein YpjD, translating into MTLFEFFQYLIIALYLMGMIFFIGGTLKNNKIMGKLGNLCAIGGFALHSVDLLLAVTLYKFTIFTDGFFYLSLLGWSFILVYFALWWKVRNTFFALTASPLALLLFISSLATQSLKVQQLPAHLVGLFIGLHIGTIFLSIALMAMAAGAGVAFLYLNNKIKTKANLSSLGKEMPSLNTFDKVNHWTIMVGFPLYTLGLAAGFLWASKTFNKAFSWDPKEVVTIVVWFLFAILFHQRLVAGWRGRKPAILVIIVFLITMISLWGINFFVPTHHSFKV; encoded by the coding sequence ATGACTTTATTTGAGTTTTTTCAATATTTAATAATCGCCTTATATTTGATGGGAATGATCTTCTTTATAGGTGGCACTCTTAAAAATAATAAAATCATGGGAAAGTTGGGTAACCTCTGCGCTATCGGAGGTTTTGCACTACATTCTGTTGACCTATTACTTGCAGTGACACTTTATAAATTTACTATTTTTACAGACGGTTTCTTTTATTTGAGTTTGCTTGGGTGGAGTTTTATTCTTGTTTATTTTGCCTTATGGTGGAAAGTCAGAAATACTTTTTTTGCCTTAACAGCTTCACCGCTAGCTCTTTTACTTTTTATCTCGTCCCTTGCGACGCAAAGTTTAAAAGTTCAACAGCTACCAGCTCATCTTGTAGGTCTTTTTATAGGTCTCCACATCGGAACCATCTTTTTGAGTATTGCTTTGATGGCAATGGCTGCCGGAGCAGGAGTTGCCTTCCTTTACTTAAATAATAAAATTAAAACGAAAGCTAATCTTTCCAGTTTAGGTAAAGAAATGCCTTCCCTTAATACCTTTGACAAAGTAAATCACTGGACCATCATGGTAGGATTCCCTCTGTATACATTGGGACTTGCCGCAGGATTTCTATGGGCCAGCAAAACCTTTAATAAAGCTTTTTCGTGGGACCCAAAGGAAGTTGTAACGATAGTGGTCTGGTTTTTATTTGCAATTCTCTTTCATCAGCGATTAGTTGCTGGGTGGAGAGGTAGAAAACCAGCAATTCTGGTGATCATAGTTTTCCTTATCACCATGATATCATTGTGGGGCATCAATTTTTTTGTTCCTACTCACCATAGCTTTAAAGTCTAA
- the mgtE gene encoding magnesium transporter — protein sequence MRKEKGIPEPLRRWQEHGKGFEGQVDQRVIDAMHPADAADHIEELGLEEQVKFIKQLPIRDAADSIAEMERYDQRELIERLNLGMSARILEYMSPDDAADILEELDDDLRESLLRQIKAEDREEISTLLTFDPETAGGVMNTEVAILREDLTVDQAITSIRAEVEDKSIPYYAYLVDRRNHLTGAVSLRDLLVARPGKIIKELIHNQHLISVTYEVDKEEVARLIGHYNFLAMPVTDFDHRLLGVVTVDDVIDILNEEASEDMQSMVGAGTDETIDSPWTYSVKKRLPWLVLNVANSAISAWVVHLFEANITQMAILAVLMPIVANQAGNTGQQALAVMIRQFATEKFDRVKSWTAVFRELKIGLANGLCVALLVLFAVYMFTKNLPLALVMSGALFLDMIIGAVVGGAIPIILKEFGRDPAQASSIFLTTITDSLGFFSLLGLAGIFLL from the coding sequence ATGCGAAAGGAAAAAGGAATACCTGAACCACTCAGAAGATGGCAAGAGCATGGCAAAGGATTCGAAGGTCAAGTAGACCAACGGGTTATCGATGCAATGCATCCTGCTGATGCCGCTGACCATATCGAAGAATTAGGGCTGGAAGAACAGGTTAAGTTCATAAAACAGCTTCCAATTCGCGATGCAGCTGACTCAATTGCTGAGATGGAAAGATATGATCAGCGTGAATTAATCGAAAGGCTTAACTTAGGTATGTCTGCGCGTATTTTGGAGTATATGTCTCCAGATGATGCAGCGGATATTCTTGAAGAACTTGACGATGATTTACGTGAAAGTTTGCTGCGTCAAATAAAAGCAGAAGACAGAGAAGAAATTTCCACTTTGCTCACTTTTGACCCTGAGACCGCTGGTGGTGTTATGAACACTGAAGTGGCAATTCTCCGTGAAGATTTAACTGTTGATCAGGCGATTACATCAATCAGGGCAGAAGTTGAAGATAAAAGTATTCCTTATTACGCATATCTTGTTGACCGCAGAAATCACCTTACTGGAGCTGTTTCTTTACGAGATCTCCTTGTTGCCCGTCCTGGCAAAATAATTAAAGAATTAATTCATAATCAGCATTTGATTTCTGTTACTTACGAAGTCGATAAAGAAGAAGTTGCCAGACTTATAGGTCATTATAATTTTCTTGCAATGCCTGTTACAGATTTTGACCATAGATTACTGGGTGTTGTTACCGTTGATGATGTTATTGATATTCTCAATGAAGAAGCAAGTGAGGATATGCAGTCAATGGTTGGTGCTGGTACCGATGAAACTATTGATTCACCATGGACTTATTCGGTTAAGAAACGACTTCCTTGGCTTGTTTTAAACGTTGCAAACTCAGCGATTTCTGCTTGGGTCGTTCATCTTTTCGAAGCGAATATAACCCAAATGGCTATTTTGGCTGTTCTAATGCCTATTGTAGCAAATCAGGCAGGTAATACAGGGCAGCAGGCTCTTGCTGTTATGATCAGACAGTTTGCAACTGAAAAATTTGATCGTGTAAAATCATGGACCGCAGTTTTTCGTGAACTTAAAATTGGCCTTGCTAATGGTTTATGTGTTGCTTTACTGGTTCTTTTTGCCGTTTATATGTTTACTAAAAATTTACCGCTTGCATTGGTCATGTCTGGGGCATTGTTTCTTGATATGATAATAGGGGCGGTAGTAGGCGGGGCGATTCCTATTATTCTTAAAGAATTCGGCCGAGACCCTGCGCAGGCATCTTCGATATTTCTTACAACGATTACAGACAGTTTAGGTTTTTTTTCATTACTAGGTCTAGCCGGTATCTTTTTACTCTAA
- a CDS encoding glycosyltransferase: protein MKENITNPQKILRILVVLPLYGGSLPVGRFCVAALKEMGHLVETFEAPEFYDAYNALDNLKVTSDRHQYLQNSFLQVLSQAVLAKTETFEPDMVLSMAQAPLTHQALKRLRRDNVLTAMWFVEDFELFTYWQSFAPLYDIFAVIQKEPFFEKLKEIGVEKTLYLPLAAHPEFHRPLDVNSIDSRKYGADVSFMGAGYPNRRMAFRSLIHYGLKIWGSEWDGDHVLDKYIQLGGRRVSSEECVKIFNATKINLNLHSSINVDSIVSKGDFINPRTFELAACGAFQLVDHRKLMSEAFDDGELAYFENLKDLDDKISYFMNHPEERCSYAEKGRKRVLADHTYVIRMQTLIDFAREKNLRWPKKRESDTFFGQDFPEDIKNNVIQLIEKLGLPLNVNFEDLVSAVRMQQGELDSLDTAILFMDEWKKIYNR from the coding sequence TTGAAAGAAAATATTACGAATCCACAAAAAATATTGAGAATATTGGTTGTGCTGCCGCTTTACGGTGGGTCTTTGCCCGTTGGTAGGTTTTGTGTTGCTGCGCTCAAAGAAATGGGTCATCTCGTTGAAACTTTTGAAGCCCCTGAATTTTACGATGCCTATAATGCTCTTGATAACCTAAAAGTCACATCTGACAGACATCAATATCTGCAGAACAGCTTTCTGCAAGTATTGTCGCAAGCAGTTTTAGCCAAGACTGAAACATTTGAGCCGGATATGGTGCTTTCTATGGCTCAGGCTCCGCTTACACATCAGGCTCTAAAAAGGCTTCGACGTGATAACGTCTTAACTGCTATGTGGTTTGTTGAAGATTTTGAACTGTTTACTTATTGGCAAAGTTTTGCGCCACTCTATGATATTTTTGCAGTGATTCAGAAAGAACCTTTTTTTGAAAAACTTAAGGAAATAGGAGTAGAAAAGACTCTTTATCTTCCTTTAGCTGCGCACCCTGAATTTCACAGGCCGCTTGATGTTAATTCAATTGATAGCCGTAAATACGGAGCTGATGTCTCGTTTATGGGAGCTGGGTATCCTAATAGACGCATGGCATTCAGATCTCTTATTCATTATGGCCTTAAAATTTGGGGGTCTGAATGGGATGGAGATCATGTTCTTGATAAATATATTCAACTTGGCGGTCGCAGAGTTTCATCAGAAGAATGTGTAAAAATATTTAATGCGACAAAGATTAATTTAAATCTTCATTCCTCTATCAATGTGGATAGTATTGTTAGTAAGGGAGATTTTATTAACCCACGAACTTTTGAGCTAGCCGCTTGTGGAGCCTTTCAATTGGTTGATCATCGAAAGCTTATGTCTGAGGCTTTTGATGATGGAGAACTTGCCTATTTTGAGAATCTTAAGGATCTTGATGATAAAATAAGTTATTTCATGAATCACCCAGAGGAAAGATGTTCATATGCTGAAAAAGGGCGCAAAAGGGTTCTTGCCGATCATACGTATGTAATCAGAATGCAAACATTGATTGATTTTGCTCGTGAAAAAAATTTAAGATGGCCCAAAAAAAGAGAATCCGATACTTTTTTCGGTCAGGATTTTCCTGAAGATATAAAAAATAATGTGATACAATTAATAGAAAAGTTAGGATTACCTTTAAATGTCAATTTTGAAGATCTTGTCAGTGCTGTTCGGATGCAGCAGGGCGAATTAGATTCTCTTGATACAGCAATTTTGTTTATGGATGAGTGGAAAAAAATATACAACAGATAA
- a CDS encoding bifunctional precorrin-2 dehydrogenase/sirohydrochlorin ferrochelatase, giving the protein MLYSNSMTYYPIFLKVENQKCLLIGAGEVGLRKLKSLLQCNPDEIRVVDNCELSSEVLRIGEDPRVFIEKRAFNPSDLNNKFMVFACTNNAGVNKMIADLCLQKKILCNIADYPEGSNFIVPSVIRQGDLTLTVSTGGNSPAFTKKIRNDLQGIFGDHYAKFLTLMGRLRPMVLDLGKETSQNTALFRHLVASPILDELEAGNLNSVNELLAEILPNELVSHIPELTDDFI; this is encoded by the coding sequence TTGCTATACTCAAACTCTATGACGTACTATCCTATTTTCCTTAAAGTGGAAAACCAAAAATGTCTGCTTATCGGTGCAGGAGAAGTCGGGCTTCGTAAGCTGAAATCTCTTTTACAGTGTAACCCAGATGAAATAAGAGTTGTTGACAATTGTGAGCTTTCTTCTGAAGTGCTCCGCATTGGAGAAGATCCTCGTGTTTTTATTGAAAAACGTGCATTTAATCCTTCTGATTTAAATAATAAGTTTATGGTATTTGCTTGCACCAACAATGCGGGTGTAAACAAGATGATTGCTGATCTTTGTCTGCAAAAAAAAATTCTCTGCAATATTGCAGACTACCCGGAAGGCAGTAATTTTATTGTTCCATCTGTAATAAGACAGGGAGATCTTACTCTTACTGTATCTACAGGAGGCAACAGCCCTGCATTCACAAAAAAAATACGCAATGATCTACAAGGTATTTTTGGTGATCACTACGCAAAATTTCTTACTTTAATGGGAAGATTACGACCTATGGTCCTTGACCTTGGCAAGGAAACAAGCCAAAACACGGCTTTGTTCAGACATCTTGTTGCGTCTCCGATTTTAGATGAACTGGAAGCAGGAAATTTAAACAGTGTTAATGAATTATTGGCTGAAATCCTGCCGAATGAACTTGTTTCACACATTCCGGAGTTAACTGATGACTTTATTTGA